In Mucilaginibacter celer, one DNA window encodes the following:
- a CDS encoding ferritin-like domain-containing protein, protein METKTTSVLNELIEINNDRVAGFEKAIADINDENIDLKELFQRYAAQSRENSQELAALVGAEGDEVETGTSVSGSLHRAWIDVKSIFGGSTRESILSEAERGEDAIKKAYREALEDTELNATARETITRQQSGINAAHDEVKALRDASK, encoded by the coding sequence ATGGAAACTAAAACAACTTCAGTTCTGAACGAACTGATCGAAATCAACAACGACCGCGTAGCCGGTTTTGAAAAAGCAATCGCAGATATCAACGATGAAAACATCGACCTGAAAGAACTTTTTCAGCGTTACGCCGCACAAAGCAGGGAGAACAGCCAGGAACTGGCAGCTTTGGTGGGCGCCGAGGGCGACGAAGTGGAAACAGGAACCAGCGTAAGCGGCAGCCTGCACCGAGCCTGGATCGATGTAAAATCTATTTTTGGTGGAAGCACACGCGAAAGCATCCTTTCTGAAGCCGAACGTGGCGAGGATGCCATCAAAAAGGCTTACCGTGAAGCATTGGAGGACACGGAACTGAACGCTACTGCACGGGAAACCATTACCCGCCAGCAAAGCGGGATCAATGCCGCACATGACGAAGTGAAAGCTTTGCGGGACGCGTCAAAATAA
- a CDS encoding DUF6496 domain-containing protein, giving the protein MAKYSEKAQDKVHKALHEEKEGKLKSGSGRKVTSRKQAIAIGLSEARKEGAKVPKKKD; this is encoded by the coding sequence ATGGCAAAATATTCAGAGAAAGCGCAGGACAAGGTCCATAAAGCATTACACGAGGAAAAGGAAGGTAAACTGAAAAGCGGAAGTGGTAGAAAGGTGACCTCCCGCAAACAGGCCATCGCGATCGGTCTGTCCGAAGCCCGGAAAGAGGGTGCCAAAGTCCCTAAAAAGAAAGACTGA
- a CDS encoding DUF3175 domain-containing protein translates to MAQKKWSGEVTEHSDALDLEKDIFKSGDPDKIAASLKHSAEHSERRKSSPFRSAMSMLTFYENRAGKNLSDEDKKVLEKAKDKLRELFGKPHH, encoded by the coding sequence ATGGCACAGAAAAAATGGTCGGGTGAAGTCACCGAACACAGCGATGCGCTGGATCTGGAAAAGGATATTTTTAAATCAGGCGACCCAGACAAGATCGCTGCATCATTGAAGCATTCCGCTGAACATAGTGAGCGCCGTAAATCTTCACCTTTTCGCAGTGCGATGTCCATGCTTACCTTTTATGAAAACCGCGCAGGCAAAAACCTAAGTGATGAGGATAAAAAAGTATTGGAAAAGGCTAAAGACAAATTGAGAGAGTTGTTTGGGAAGCCACATCACTGA
- a CDS encoding SDR family oxidoreductase encodes MDSENKMTRRQLVTGLGTTLAAAAAAPAFAAIKNEPMENTKLEDPTSKYPKPPFMEQTQEWPGLASKMKPRPDHGETSYKGSGRLKGRKALITGGDSGMGRAAAIAYAREGADVAINYYPTEEPDAKEVIELMKKEGVKAIAIPGDLRDENFCRKMVEEAVRQLGGLDILVNNAGRQQSHQSIMDISSEQFDWTMKTNIYAPFWTIKAALPHLLPGSVIIGTTSEQAYDPSPDLYDYAQTKAATMNYIKSLAKQLGPKGIRVNGVAPGPIWTPLQVSGGASMEKLKQFGGQTPLGRPGQPAELASIYVQLAASDASYAAGQVYGSSGGAGQP; translated from the coding sequence ATGGACAGTGAAAATAAAATGACCCGTCGGCAACTGGTTACCGGGTTAGGCACCACGCTGGCTGCCGCTGCGGCAGCGCCGGCCTTTGCGGCCATTAAAAACGAACCTATGGAAAATACAAAATTGGAAGATCCGACCAGTAAATATCCCAAACCTCCCTTCATGGAGCAAACACAGGAATGGCCCGGGCTCGCAAGTAAAATGAAGCCCAGACCGGATCACGGAGAAACGAGCTACAAGGGCTCCGGAAGGTTAAAGGGAAGAAAGGCATTGATCACCGGCGGGGATTCCGGCATGGGCCGGGCTGCCGCAATCGCCTACGCGCGTGAAGGAGCAGATGTCGCGATCAATTATTATCCCACGGAAGAACCGGATGCGAAGGAAGTGATCGAACTGATGAAAAAAGAAGGCGTGAAAGCGATTGCCATACCAGGCGACCTACGGGACGAAAATTTTTGCAGGAAAATGGTCGAAGAAGCAGTCCGTCAATTAGGGGGACTGGATATCCTGGTCAATAACGCAGGCCGTCAGCAATCGCATCAATCCATTATGGATATCTCTTCAGAACAATTTGACTGGACGATGAAGACCAATATTTACGCGCCCTTCTGGACCATCAAAGCGGCACTGCCGCATTTATTGCCCGGTTCGGTAATCATCGGAACAACTTCAGAGCAGGCATACGACCCTTCACCCGACCTGTATGACTATGCCCAGACCAAGGCCGCAACCATGAACTATATCAAGTCGCTCGCCAAGCAATTGGGGCCCAAAGGGATCCGTGTCAATGGCGTTGCCCCCGGGCCGATCTGGACACCCTTACAGGTGAGCGGCGGTGCGTCCATGGAAAAACTCAAACAGTTCGGCGGCCAGACGCCGTTGGGAAGGCCGGGGCAGCCTGCTGAATTGGCATCGATCTATGTACAACTGGCGGCCAGCGATGCCAGCTACGCGGCCGGCCAGGTTTACGGATCATCCGGGGGAGCCGGACAGCCCTGA
- a CDS encoding phage integrase SAM-like domain-containing protein, with the protein MATVRGVIIPLEQKSDGTWNVKISVNHKGKTRYIKTPHYIGVRQIKKDFTIKDQFILDLIAPTLIEYRRKISELGNRLSLYDVTRLKKHLEGESIQSADEVDIIKIGNNQIEILKKAKRKASAANMQTVVNSLKDYFETEVIPITEIQANMLVEYERYLKKERRIIRLDQFKRPLPRIVNGLSDTGLHNHMRDLRILFNNATDFYNDENLGITIIKHYPFKKYKILEVPENQKPKLTIEQVLAIKNLAVPENTRMEIAKDLFMLSFYLCGMNAVDLYQLSNSQRFLSRVNYNRSKTRTRRKDKAFISIGVPPEAHELYIKYAGKLQCRYSTHNTLDRALSIGMRRIGLQTGIPNLEFYDARHAFGDWARNICRFSKDDVALALNHKDLSNDVTDIYISKNWKIIDEVQEGTIKLLKTKRLRKLSKSELSIELAFNPITS; encoded by the coding sequence CCCGCTACATTAAGACGCCGCATTATATCGGCGTCAGACAAATTAAAAAAGACTTTACGATTAAAGATCAGTTCATTTTAGATCTGATCGCGCCGACACTCATAGAGTACCGTCGGAAGATCAGCGAACTTGGGAATCGGCTGTCCCTTTACGACGTAACGCGCCTGAAAAAACACCTGGAAGGCGAAAGTATTCAAAGCGCAGATGAGGTTGATATTATCAAAATTGGTAACAATCAAATTGAGATCTTAAAAAAAGCGAAAAGAAAAGCGAGCGCCGCAAATATGCAAACTGTGGTCAATAGCTTAAAAGACTATTTTGAGACGGAAGTGATACCAATAACTGAAATACAGGCAAACATGTTAGTTGAATACGAACGGTACCTTAAAAAGGAGAGGCGCATCATCAGGCTTGATCAATTCAAAAGACCGCTCCCACGGATAGTAAACGGATTATCCGACACGGGATTACACAATCACATGCGCGATTTACGGATCCTGTTCAATAATGCTACCGACTTTTATAACGATGAAAACCTGGGGATTACCATTATTAAACATTATCCATTTAAAAAATATAAAATCCTTGAAGTTCCGGAAAATCAAAAGCCGAAACTAACTATCGAACAAGTATTAGCAATCAAAAACCTGGCTGTACCTGAGAATACCCGAATGGAAATAGCGAAGGATTTATTTATGCTGAGTTTTTATTTGTGCGGCATGAACGCTGTTGATTTGTATCAGCTTTCAAATAGCCAAAGATTTCTTTCAAGGGTTAATTACAATAGATCAAAGACAAGGACCAGGAGGAAAGATAAGGCATTCATTAGCATTGGGGTTCCGCCGGAAGCGCACGAACTTTACATCAAGTACGCCGGAAAACTGCAATGCCGATATTCGACTCATAACACACTTGATCGTGCGCTAAGCATTGGTATGCGCAGAATAGGGCTCCAAACAGGGATCCCTAATTTGGAATTTTATGATGCAAGGCATGCCTTTGGAGATTGGGCAAGAAATATCTGTAGATTTAGTAAAGATGACGTTGCGCTCGCCTTAAACCACAAGGACTTATCAAATGACGTAACTGACATTTACATTTCGAAGAATTGGAAGATTATCGATGAGGTGCAGGAAGGAACAATAAAACTTCTAAAAACGAAACGACTAAGAAAATTATCGAAGTCAGAGCTGTCGATCGAGCTTGCATTCAATCCGATAACATCTTGA
- a CDS encoding cupin domain-containing protein, translating to MVQEIYIRDDGIFPGNSLPALLYKQALDIPLIFAAAYVQSQFAEHNWTNSWDAGIFTFHHYHSITHEVLGIYSGKAQAQLGGDHGPVLILEKGDVLVIPAGVAHRNLNEKNAIAVVGAYPEGMDYDMNYGKPGERPDADRRIAQVPMPENDPLSGRTGELIRTWSIKQWL from the coding sequence ATGGTACAGGAAATTTACATCCGGGATGACGGGATTTTTCCCGGGAACAGCTTACCGGCGCTGTTGTATAAACAAGCATTGGATATTCCTTTGATTTTTGCGGCAGCATATGTCCAAAGCCAATTTGCGGAACATAATTGGACAAATAGCTGGGACGCGGGAATTTTTACCTTTCACCATTACCATAGCATTACGCATGAAGTGTTGGGTATATATTCCGGGAAAGCGCAGGCACAGCTGGGAGGAGATCATGGGCCCGTACTGATTCTTGAAAAGGGCGATGTACTCGTAATTCCTGCCGGAGTGGCACACAGGAATTTAAATGAAAAAAACGCTATCGCGGTAGTGGGTGCTTATCCGGAAGGCATGGATTATGATATGAATTACGGCAAGCCGGGTGAACGGCCTGATGCCGATCGGCGCATTGCACAGGTCCCTATGCCGGAAAACGACCCCCTTAGCGGACGTACTGGCGAGCTGATCAGGACATGGTCGATAAAGCAATGGTTATAA
- a CDS encoding DUF72 domain-containing protein yields the protein MRNFYSGTSNLVLPVPNKTFFPEAFRDRTRLSYYASLFNSVEINASFYKMPRAKTVLKWSGEVPDDFVFSFKLNKTVTHTLQGAFDVQPIPAFMDAIGVTTKRGCLLIQLPPKFRPDLFQLPALLTVLKPYGWRIAVEFRQPDWYTDDVFELLNSFDAALVLHDLRKSTTPQVFTANHTYIRFHGPEDGYRGSYTADYLEEYASYIQGWLGEGKSVYAYFNNTLGAAVQDLQNLNRLVSANYLEFE from the coding sequence ATGCGTAACTTTTACTCCGGGACCAGCAACCTGGTACTGCCGGTGCCCAATAAAACATTCTTTCCTGAAGCATTTCGTGACCGGACGAGATTGAGTTATTATGCTTCACTATTCAATTCTGTAGAGATTAATGCCAGCTTTTACAAAATGCCGCGGGCGAAGACGGTCTTGAAATGGTCAGGCGAAGTTCCGGATGATTTTGTCTTTTCTTTTAAGCTAAACAAAACGGTAACCCATACACTGCAGGGAGCATTTGACGTACAGCCGATTCCTGCATTTATGGATGCGATAGGTGTCACAACCAAACGCGGATGCCTGTTGATTCAGTTACCGCCAAAATTCAGGCCTGACCTGTTTCAGTTACCCGCATTATTAACGGTATTAAAACCATATGGCTGGCGTATCGCGGTCGAATTTCGTCAGCCGGACTGGTACACGGACGATGTGTTTGAATTGTTGAACAGTTTTGATGCTGCTTTGGTACTTCATGATTTGCGTAAATCGACAACGCCGCAGGTATTCACAGCCAATCATACCTATATCCGTTTTCACGGACCGGAGGATGGTTACCGTGGCAGCTATACTGCTGATTATTTAGAGGAATATGCCAGTTATATACAGGGATGGCTGGGCGAAGGAAAGTCAGTATATGCTTATTTTAACAATACTTTGGGAGCGGCTGTACAGGATCTGCAAAACTTGAACCGCCTGGTGTCAGCGAACTATTTAGAGTTCGAATGA
- a CDS encoding DoxX family protein yields MEKQKIKKIVRIALGANLVIAGISHLTFARKAFRAQVPKWVPLKKDDTVLYSGFAEIALGSALIFTPEKYAESTGKLAAAFFVAVFPGNIAQYTNHRDAFGLDTDHKRLARLFFQPLLVLWALKSTSK; encoded by the coding sequence ATGGAAAAACAAAAGATCAAAAAAATAGTCAGAATTGCCCTTGGAGCTAACCTGGTGATCGCAGGGATCAGTCACCTCACTTTTGCCCGTAAAGCTTTCCGGGCCCAGGTTCCCAAGTGGGTGCCATTGAAAAAAGACGATACGGTATTGTATTCAGGTTTTGCAGAGATTGCCCTTGGCAGCGCACTGATCTTTACACCGGAGAAATACGCGGAAAGTACAGGTAAATTGGCCGCAGCATTCTTTGTGGCAGTATTTCCGGGCAATATTGCGCAATACACTAATCACCGCGACGCTTTTGGATTGGATACGGACCACAAAAGACTGGCCCGTTTATTCTTCCAGCCCCTGCTGGTTTTATGGGCCTTAAAAAGCACTTCTAAATAG
- a CDS encoding flavodoxin family protein, with the protein MKAFIINCTLKRRPGFSNTEALAEKAAGQFAELGVKTEIIRLNDYQVLTGNSSDEGDGDEWSQILEKIKDCNIFIIATPVWMGHLASTAQKVIERLDAIFRDEGLADKTTGQYMPYNKVGGCLVTGNEDGAHSCAAQVLWSLQEVGFTIPPNVNAYWVGKAGGEKDYVEAGGERFLYTNKSLRYMTGNLAFMAKLLYENPITTNLNDAAKKAEAESDQEEA; encoded by the coding sequence ATGAAAGCATTCATTATCAACTGTACACTGAAACGGCGTCCAGGTTTTTCAAACACCGAAGCGCTCGCAGAAAAAGCAGCCGGGCAATTTGCGGAACTCGGGGTAAAGACAGAAATCATCCGTTTGAACGATTACCAGGTATTGACCGGAAACAGCTCCGACGAAGGGGACGGTGACGAATGGTCGCAGATCCTGGAAAAGATCAAAGACTGTAACATCTTCATCATCGCCACCCCGGTATGGATGGGCCATTTAGCCTCTACCGCTCAAAAAGTGATCGAACGGCTTGATGCCATTTTCAGGGATGAAGGCCTGGCGGATAAAACCACCGGTCAGTACATGCCCTATAATAAAGTTGGCGGTTGCCTGGTTACGGGGAATGAAGATGGCGCGCACAGTTGCGCGGCCCAGGTACTCTGGTCTTTACAGGAAGTAGGTTTCACGATCCCACCAAATGTTAATGCGTATTGGGTGGGCAAGGCAGGTGGCGAGAAAGATTACGTCGAAGCGGGAGGGGAACGGTTCCTGTACACGAATAAAAGCCTGCGTTACATGACCGGCAACTTAGCTTTTATGGCCAAACTGCTGTATGAAAATCCGATTACGACTAACCTGAATGATGCGGCAAAAAAAGCCGAAGCAGAAAGCGATCAGGAAGAAGCATAA